Proteins encoded by one window of Chrysiogenes arsenatis DSM 11915:
- a CDS encoding NuoF family protein has protein sequence MNRADLQQLAETVQEQLAALDWHILVCFSTPCLASGAAAIKEALDAALQTAGLPATVAVTATGCVGPCSRGPLVTVKQRGRADVLYEKVTPEFVTQIVDALSQTQLPTAQQVPADLPFFQKQKRIVLENSGKIDPENIEQAIAAGAYSALAKAIAEMTPDEVCEEIVKSGLRGRGGGGYSTGLKWQLVRKAPGNKKFIVANGDEGDPGAYMDRTLMESDPHRILEGMALAGYAVGAEQGYVYVRGEYPIAAKRLQKAIKDAERAGLLGGRVLDGSFSFRVDVRIGAGAFVCGEETALMASIMGLRGQPMPRPPYPAQKGLWGLPTLLNNVETFGNIAPIIRDGAEAYAAIGTPKSRGTKIFALCGEVENNGLIEVPMGISLREIVYDIGGGVSNNQQFKAAQTGGPSGGCIPQEHLDTPVDYESLQALGSIMGSGGLIVMGDKTCMVDVAKFFMEFCLDESCGKCTPCRAGTAQLYRLLNLISNGSATEKELLQLEELCVMVRDTSLCGLGMSAPNPVLSTLHYFRDEYLAHIRDRHCLAGVCRISEVPRLDMADELLRRIAAGRLDGEALSCP, from the coding sequence ATGAATCGCGCCGACTTACAGCAACTCGCCGAAACGGTTCAGGAACAACTGGCCGCGCTTGACTGGCATATTCTCGTCTGTTTTAGCACCCCGTGTTTAGCTTCTGGTGCCGCTGCCATCAAAGAGGCGCTGGACGCCGCCTTGCAAACAGCGGGACTTCCCGCAACCGTCGCCGTAACCGCCACGGGATGTGTCGGCCCGTGCAGCCGTGGGCCGCTCGTGACGGTGAAACAGCGTGGGCGTGCCGATGTGCTGTACGAAAAAGTAACGCCAGAATTTGTGACCCAGATTGTCGATGCACTCAGTCAGACTCAGCTACCAACAGCACAGCAAGTCCCCGCCGATCTCCCCTTTTTTCAAAAACAGAAACGGATTGTGCTCGAAAATAGCGGCAAGATTGATCCAGAAAATATCGAACAAGCTATCGCTGCCGGTGCTTATAGCGCACTTGCCAAAGCGATTGCCGAAATGACGCCAGACGAAGTGTGTGAAGAAATTGTGAAAAGCGGCCTGCGCGGGCGTGGTGGCGGAGGCTATTCGACCGGCCTCAAATGGCAACTCGTCCGCAAAGCTCCGGGCAATAAAAAGTTTATCGTTGCGAATGGTGACGAGGGCGACCCCGGCGCCTACATGGATCGCACGCTGATGGAATCTGACCCGCATCGTATCCTGGAAGGGATGGCGCTGGCCGGATATGCCGTTGGTGCCGAACAGGGCTATGTCTACGTGCGCGGCGAATATCCGATTGCCGCCAAGCGGCTGCAAAAAGCTATCAAGGATGCCGAACGTGCCGGTCTGCTTGGTGGCCGCGTACTGGACGGAAGTTTTAGCTTTCGTGTCGATGTCCGTATCGGCGCCGGCGCCTTTGTGTGCGGCGAAGAAACGGCGCTCATGGCATCGATCATGGGATTACGTGGCCAACCTATGCCACGCCCACCGTATCCGGCGCAAAAAGGATTGTGGGGCTTGCCAACGCTCCTGAATAACGTCGAAACCTTTGGCAATATCGCCCCGATTATTCGCGATGGTGCTGAGGCCTACGCGGCCATTGGTACACCGAAGTCGCGCGGCACCAAGATTTTTGCCCTGTGCGGCGAAGTCGAAAACAATGGCCTTATCGAAGTGCCAATGGGAATTTCGCTCCGCGAAATCGTGTACGATATCGGCGGCGGTGTGTCCAATAATCAGCAGTTCAAGGCCGCACAAACCGGCGGCCCCAGCGGTGGCTGCATCCCGCAAGAGCATCTTGATACACCAGTGGATTATGAAAGTCTCCAAGCACTTGGTTCGATTATGGGTTCCGGCGGCCTCATTGTCATGGGCGATAAAACGTGCATGGTCGATGTGGCAAAATTCTTTATGGAGTTTTGCCTTGATGAAAGTTGCGGCAAATGCACCCCATGCCGAGCCGGAACGGCACAACTCTACCGTCTGCTGAATTTGATTTCGAATGGCAGCGCCACCGAAAAAGAGCTGCTTCAGCTCGAAGAGCTGTGCGTCATGGTGCGCGATACCTCGCTCTGCGGTCTGGGAATGAGCGCGCCCAATCCGGTGTTAAGTACACTCCATTACTTCCGAGATGAATACCTGGCACATATCCGTGATCGTCATTGTCTGGCGGGCGTTTGTCGCATCAGCGAAGTGCCGCGTCTGGATATGGCAGATGAATTACTGCGCCGTATCGCGGCTGGCAGACTCGATGGGGAGGCGCTCTCATGTCCGTAA
- a CDS encoding HupE/UreJ family protein produces the protein MSFHRYTKLGSRVPRLVEPRVLFCLLLAIFFTVTAYAHGVAEGDKGYIQEISGVHLLPFVYLGAKHMVTGYDHLLFLAGVIFFLYRSKDIALYVSLFAFGHSVTMLYGVYAAANVNAYIIDAIIGFSVVYKALDNLGAYQRWFGFQPNTKIATLVFGLFHGFGLATKIQEYELASDGLLPNLLAFNVGVEIGQLLALGTILIVMGFWRRADAFLKHAYTANVALMCAGFLLIGYQLTGFFVS, from the coding sequence ATGTCGTTTCACCGTTACACAAAGCTCGGTTCGCGCGTGCCGCGCCTCGTCGAGCCACGCGTGTTGTTTTGCCTTTTGCTTGCGATTTTTTTTACGGTTACCGCGTATGCGCATGGTGTAGCCGAAGGAGACAAGGGCTACATCCAAGAGATCAGTGGTGTTCACTTGCTCCCCTTCGTGTACCTTGGCGCCAAACACATGGTGACAGGCTACGATCACCTACTCTTTTTGGCTGGTGTCATATTTTTCCTGTATCGCTCGAAAGATATTGCGCTCTATGTCAGCCTTTTTGCGTTTGGTCATTCTGTTACCATGCTGTACGGGGTCTATGCGGCGGCCAATGTCAATGCGTACATTATCGACGCTATTATCGGATTTTCCGTCGTGTATAAAGCCCTCGATAATTTGGGAGCGTACCAACGCTGGTTCGGCTTTCAGCCGAATACGAAAATTGCCACTCTGGTATTCGGTCTCTTTCATGGCTTTGGCCTTGCGACGAAGATTCAAGAATATGAGCTGGCCAGCGATGGCCTTTTGCCCAATCTGCTGGCATTTAACGTCGGGGTCGAAATTGGCCAGTTGCTGGCGCTTGGCACCATTCTCATCGTCATGGGATTTTGGCGCAGAGCCGATGCTTTCCTCAAGCACGCCTACACTGCCAACGTGGCGCTGATGTGTGCGGGTTTTCTTTTGATTGGCTACCAACTCACTGGTTTTTTTGTATCCTAA
- a CDS encoding Ni/Fe hydrogenase subunit alpha — translation MSQKITIEPVTRIEGHAKITILLDDAGTVSDARFHVTEFRGFEKFCIGRSFREMPGITARICGICPVSHALASSKAGDAIFGVQIPPAAALLRRVMNWAQIVQSHALSFFHLSGPDLILGMESDPAKRNIFGLMQSHPEIARNGITLRKFGQEVIRILGERSVHPTWSVPGGVREPLSAAGREQIAQMLPEAFTIARQALNLGEEALERHAKEQHVYGNFPSLFLGLVGKENALEHYDGDLRLIDAQGRQLEKIDPARFGDIISEGEAEWTYLKFPFYREGGFQEKGMYRVGPLARLNIADFSSTPLADRELRRFRQWGEWGQPVVAGFLYHQARLIEILHALESIEQALASPHICDTHVRSRARVNQLTGVGVTEAPRGTLFHHYEVTDDGILTKVNLVIATGQNNLAMNRTVKQIASAYLNGTTITEGLLNRIEHGIRIYDPCLSCSTHAAGQMPLLVELYSPDGVLLDRCER, via the coding sequence ATGAGTCAGAAAATTACGATTGAGCCAGTAACTCGCATTGAAGGTCATGCCAAAATAACTATTTTGCTGGATGATGCCGGTACAGTAAGCGACGCTCGCTTCCACGTTACCGAATTTCGCGGCTTTGAAAAATTTTGTATTGGGCGCAGTTTCCGCGAAATGCCAGGAATAACCGCCCGCATTTGCGGAATTTGTCCGGTCAGTCACGCGCTGGCTTCGTCAAAAGCGGGCGATGCTATCTTTGGCGTCCAGATTCCACCAGCCGCGGCACTGCTACGCCGTGTGATGAATTGGGCACAGATAGTGCAAAGTCATGCCCTGAGCTTCTTTCATCTCAGTGGTCCCGATTTGATTTTGGGTATGGAAAGCGACCCCGCGAAGCGCAACATCTTTGGTTTGATGCAATCGCATCCAGAGATTGCCCGTAATGGCATTACGCTGCGAAAGTTTGGGCAAGAGGTGATCCGCATTCTCGGCGAACGGAGTGTCCACCCGACATGGTCGGTACCGGGTGGTGTGCGTGAACCGCTCAGTGCTGCGGGGCGCGAGCAGATCGCACAGATGCTTCCCGAAGCCTTCACCATTGCCCGCCAAGCACTCAACCTCGGTGAAGAGGCGCTGGAGCGTCATGCGAAAGAGCAACACGTGTACGGAAATTTCCCCAGCCTTTTCCTTGGCCTTGTCGGAAAAGAGAATGCACTGGAACATTATGATGGCGATTTGCGCCTGATTGACGCGCAAGGGCGGCAGCTTGAAAAAATTGACCCTGCCCGCTTTGGCGATATCATCAGCGAAGGGGAAGCGGAATGGACCTATCTCAAATTTCCTTTCTACCGTGAAGGGGGCTTTCAGGAGAAGGGGATGTACCGCGTGGGGCCGCTCGCGCGTCTGAACATTGCCGATTTCTCGTCTACGCCACTTGCCGACCGCGAGTTGCGCCGCTTCCGGCAGTGGGGCGAATGGGGGCAGCCCGTTGTGGCGGGGTTCCTGTATCATCAGGCACGTTTAATCGAAATTTTACACGCCCTAGAGTCTATCGAACAGGCGCTGGCCAGCCCACATATTTGCGATACCCATGTGCGCAGCCGCGCGCGGGTCAATCAGCTCACCGGGGTGGGCGTCACCGAAGCACCGCGCGGCACACTGTTTCACCACTACGAAGTCACCGATGACGGCATTTTGACCAAGGTAAACCTTGTTATTGCAACGGGGCAGAATAATCTGGCAATGAACCGGACGGTAAAGCAGATTGCCAGTGCCTATCTTAACGGAACGACGATCACGGAAGGGCTTTTGAACCGCATCGAACATGGCATCCGCATTTACGATCCATGCTTGTCGTGCTCGACTCACGCGGCGGGTCAAATGCCGCTGTTGGTCGAGCTGTATAGTCCAGATGGTGTGTTACTCGATCGGTGCGAGCGCTAA
- a CDS encoding hydrogenase maturation protease: MILFIGYGNTLRRDDGAGREFVSRIAARFPQNMVRVLECHQLMPELALDIASPDITAVYFVDASVATMQGRIRTIERASLPPSTGHHLTPSLLLDLSYVLYQVAVPAWLIEIPAFDLDCGEGLSAPCELEMSTVVQNVTEYLEFANVP, translated from the coding sequence GTGATTTTATTTATTGGCTACGGAAATACGTTGCGGCGCGACGATGGTGCCGGGCGGGAGTTTGTAAGCCGCATTGCGGCACGCTTCCCGCAAAATATGGTGCGCGTGCTGGAATGTCACCAGTTGATGCCGGAGCTTGCGCTGGACATTGCATCGCCTGATATCACAGCAGTCTACTTTGTTGATGCTTCGGTCGCGACTATGCAGGGGAGAATCCGCACGATAGAACGAGCATCCTTGCCACCAAGCACCGGACATCACTTGACGCCATCATTATTACTTGATTTGTCATATGTGCTGTATCAGGTTGCGGTGCCCGCTTGGCTTATAGAGATTCCAGCATTCGACCTTGATTGTGGCGAAGGACTCAGCGCACCGTGCGAGCTGGAAATGTCAACTGTAGTGCAGAATGTGACAGAATATTTGGAATTTGCAAACGTTCCATAG
- the hoxU gene encoding bidirectional hydrogenase complex protein HoxU, with amino-acid sequence MSVITLTINGELCSARAGQTLLAVIREHAIVLPTLCQLDGIEAWGGCRLCVIELSTNPRPQPACTTYVQEGMVVTTDSEKLHTYRRMIVELLLAERNHTCAVCVSSGNCELQSVAAQLGIDHVRFDYLFPKLAMDTTHDRYGLDQNRCILCTRCVRVCRSVEGACTWDIGGRGFTSRLIADLDRPWGKSTSCTDCGKCVQLCPTGALFRRGATVAEMVKEKSFLKRILANRAHSGGRDE; translated from the coding sequence ATGTCCGTAATTACGCTGACCATCAACGGCGAACTCTGTAGCGCCCGTGCTGGACAAACCCTGCTGGCGGTGATCCGCGAGCATGCCATTGTATTGCCGACCTTGTGTCAACTGGATGGGATCGAGGCGTGGGGCGGATGTCGCCTGTGCGTTATCGAACTCAGCACGAATCCTCGCCCGCAACCGGCCTGCACCACGTATGTGCAGGAGGGAATGGTGGTGACGACGGACAGCGAGAAGTTGCATACCTATCGGCGCATGATCGTCGAACTGCTCTTGGCAGAGCGCAATCACACCTGTGCCGTATGTGTTTCGAGTGGCAACTGCGAACTCCAGAGTGTGGCGGCGCAATTGGGGATTGATCACGTCCGCTTTGATTATCTTTTCCCGAAACTCGCGATGGATACCACGCACGACCGCTATGGTCTGGATCAAAACCGCTGCATCCTCTGCACCCGTTGTGTGCGCGTCTGCCGCTCGGTAGAAGGAGCCTGCACGTGGGATATCGGCGGACGTGGCTTTACTAGCCGCCTGATTGCCGATCTTGATCGTCCGTGGGGCAAAAGTACCTCGTGTACCGATTGCGGCAAGTGTGTCCAGCTTTGCCCAACGGGGGCGCTTTTCCGACGTGGAGCGACGGTGGCGGAAATGGTCAAAGAAAAATCGTTTCTGAAGCGGATTCTGGCGAATCGTGCTCATAGTGGAGGACGAGATGAATAA
- the hoxE gene encoding bidirectional hydrogenase complex protein HoxE — translation MATPEPSALASDDPRLKIVERTIKKFSHQPDALIEVLHTAQEAYGFLSEALLAYVAEQLKLPESHVLGVATFYHFFSLKPKGERSCIVCTGTACYVKGAGEIVSAIEEQYQVAPGQTSADGKLSLGTARCLGNCSMAPMLTLDDAVIGRESAAHVLERIDARLSEANSSAVNEVHT, via the coding sequence ATGGCGACTCCTGAACCATCGGCTTTAGCTTCGGATGATCCGCGCCTGAAAATCGTCGAGCGCACTATCAAAAAATTCTCTCACCAGCCTGATGCTCTGATCGAAGTACTCCATACCGCGCAGGAGGCGTACGGATTCCTGTCTGAAGCGTTGCTGGCGTACGTTGCCGAGCAGCTCAAGCTCCCCGAAAGCCACGTCCTTGGCGTGGCAACGTTTTACCATTTTTTTTCTCTCAAACCCAAAGGGGAGCGCAGTTGCATCGTTTGTACGGGCACGGCGTGTTACGTCAAAGGGGCGGGTGAAATCGTGAGCGCCATTGAGGAGCAGTACCAGGTCGCGCCGGGGCAAACGTCGGCGGATGGCAAGCTGAGCCTCGGTACAGCGCGCTGTCTGGGCAATTGCAGTATGGCACCGATGCTTACGCTTGACGATGCCGTCATTGGCCGCGAAAGCGCCGCGCATGTACTGGAGCGGATAGACGCACGGCTCAGTGAAGCGAACTCATCAGCGGTAAACGAGGTGCACACATGA
- a CDS encoding V4R domain-containing protein has product MATDLKYEFSWELLGDIEQGRPNLGNSTRLEVYRLMQFCFRDVLEKRYGADETDKIFYDAGYTAGKAFYTNLIGYQEDLNEFVKTLQSLLKELGIGILRVEEADLEQGKLTLTVSEDLDCSGLPESGDELCTYDEGFIAALLESFTGKKFSVKEVDCWCTGDRTCRFSAQVVS; this is encoded by the coding sequence ATGGCAACGGATCTGAAGTATGAGTTTTCGTGGGAATTATTGGGTGACATTGAGCAAGGGCGCCCGAATTTAGGCAATTCCACCCGTTTAGAAGTGTATCGGTTGATGCAGTTTTGCTTCCGTGATGTTCTGGAAAAACGGTATGGTGCCGATGAAACAGACAAAATTTTTTATGACGCTGGGTACACAGCTGGCAAAGCGTTCTACACGAATCTGATAGGGTACCAAGAAGACTTGAACGAGTTTGTCAAAACGCTGCAGTCGCTCCTGAAAGAATTAGGTATCGGCATTTTACGGGTCGAAGAAGCCGATCTCGAGCAGGGAAAGTTGACGTTGACGGTTTCGGAGGATCTCGATTGCTCCGGACTTCCAGAAAGCGGCGACGAACTCTGCACATATGATGAAGGGTTTATTGCCGCGCTGCTCGAAAGCTTTACGGGGAAGAAATTCAGTGTCAAAGAAGTTGATTGTTGGTGTACGGGGGACAGAACCTGCCGTTTTTCGGCACAGGTAGTGTCGTAA
- a CDS encoding sensor domain-containing diguanylate cyclase, with the protein MDEHYIASLLRELASGKIPRQPLSETAPCAEELRALIGYLEQLQQFSIALANGDLSASLSGVKGSVAGSMKALHAGLRHLTWQAQQIAAGDFTQRVDFMGEFSVAFNAMVDRLALSRTAMEAMNRLLQEENMKLHALTEALRESEERFRLIAENVNDVIWTLDPSMTFFTYISPSIAHLLGVKADDALHKPMDELMTEESARQLRTTLSAMTERCLHNPAGAGLISNAVEIEQRCQSGIIIHVEVVLSAIIDSGGVLKEFVGISRDISERKKAEEVLRYQSSHDALTGLYNRAYFDLSLEKFTTDGEFPLGIIAADLDGLKRVNDTYGHDAGDQLIRGAAEVLRRTFRGNDIVARMGGDEFAVLLPHSDLNAARRSLQRIQQEIVEYNREEQNRIPVSMSLGCATAQNAEEVATALKEADTLMYADKLSRRQQRA; encoded by the coding sequence ATGGATGAACACTACATTGCCTCGTTACTGCGGGAGCTTGCTTCGGGCAAGATCCCGCGTCAGCCTCTCTCTGAGACTGCACCTTGTGCAGAAGAATTACGCGCCCTAATTGGCTATCTGGAGCAGTTGCAGCAGTTTTCTATTGCTTTGGCGAATGGTGATCTTTCGGCATCGCTGAGCGGCGTCAAAGGGTCAGTAGCGGGCAGTATGAAAGCTCTTCATGCCGGTTTGCGCCATTTGACGTGGCAAGCGCAACAAATTGCCGCGGGTGACTTTACGCAGCGTGTTGATTTTATGGGCGAGTTTTCTGTGGCGTTCAATGCCATGGTTGACCGCTTAGCGCTTTCACGTACCGCGATGGAAGCGATGAACCGTCTGCTACAAGAAGAAAACATGAAACTGCATGCCTTGACAGAAGCACTGCGCGAAAGCGAAGAACGCTTTCGTCTGATTGCGGAAAATGTCAATGACGTTATCTGGACACTTGACCCATCAATGACATTTTTTACGTATATCAGCCCATCTATCGCGCATTTGCTCGGTGTCAAAGCCGACGACGCGCTCCATAAGCCAATGGACGAACTGATGACAGAGGAGTCGGCTCGGCAACTGCGCACAACGTTGAGCGCGATGACCGAACGCTGCCTGCACAATCCTGCTGGCGCAGGGTTAATTTCCAATGCCGTTGAAATTGAGCAACGGTGCCAGAGCGGCATCATCATCCATGTTGAAGTGGTTCTTTCCGCCATTATCGATAGCGGCGGTGTTCTCAAAGAATTTGTTGGGATTTCACGGGATATCTCCGAGCGGAAAAAAGCGGAGGAGGTATTACGTTACCAAAGCTCACACGACGCCCTTACGGGACTCTACAACCGCGCCTATTTTGATCTGTCGTTAGAGAAATTCACCACGGACGGCGAGTTTCCATTGGGAATCATTGCTGCTGATCTTGATGGACTCAAACGCGTCAATGATACTTACGGTCACGATGCGGGCGATCAGCTTATTCGCGGAGCCGCCGAGGTACTTCGCAGGACATTTCGCGGTAACGATATCGTTGCGCGGATGGGTGGCGATGAGTTTGCTGTACTGCTGCCACACAGTGATTTGAACGCGGCACGTCGTTCGCTACAAAGAATACAACAGGAAATTGTCGAATATAATCGTGAAGAGCAAAATCGTATCCCTGTGAGCATGTCACTTGGATGCGCTACCGCACAGAATGCAGAAGAAGTTGCTACCGCATTGAAAGAAGCGGATACGCTCATGTACGCCGATAAACTGTCACGACGCCAACAGCGCGCATAA
- a CDS encoding NADP oxidoreductase: MSTNSPKLRLATIWFGGCSGCHMSFLDIHEKLIDLAEQVDVVYSPLADTKEFPHDVDITLAEGAITNVENLELLKQVRERTKTLVSFGDCAITGNVTSLRNFFPVTELLNAVYHAGPGKAPHGAEAVKELPALLPKVLPIHHITDVDVFLPGCPPDPERIWSAVSALLQGNPVELTPSQRTFG; encoded by the coding sequence ATGAGTACCAATTCACCAAAACTCCGACTGGCAACCATTTGGTTTGGCGGATGTTCCGGCTGCCACATGAGTTTTCTCGATATCCATGAAAAACTGATAGACCTTGCCGAGCAGGTTGATGTCGTCTACAGCCCACTCGCGGATACCAAGGAGTTCCCGCACGATGTCGATATTACGCTGGCGGAAGGGGCGATTACCAATGTTGAAAATCTGGAATTACTCAAGCAAGTGCGCGAACGGACAAAAACGTTGGTGAGCTTCGGCGACTGTGCGATTACAGGCAACGTCACAAGCCTGCGGAATTTTTTCCCTGTCACGGAACTGCTCAACGCCGTCTATCACGCCGGCCCCGGCAAAGCGCCCCATGGCGCCGAAGCGGTCAAAGAGCTTCCGGCACTGCTGCCTAAGGTGCTGCCGATTCATCATATTACCGATGTCGATGTTTTTTTGCCCGGCTGTCCGCCTGATCCCGAACGGATATGGAGTGCTGTCAGTGCGCTTCTTCAGGGGAATCCCGTCGAGCTCACACCATCACAACGGACATTCGGGTAA
- a CDS encoding multiheme c-type cytochrome has protein sequence MKKGLLSIVLALFWLTSVSMAKDFMTHPTEGFVGPDTCKLCHTDIHKQWSSSWHTKKTEWGPAYPEQYLKGRDYPWGSEKIYPWVKRDWDTLDTYMILDRKDATTNYVAIDKIKFEEVELVVGSQRKQRYAVYYDGSPRKAWLATTETGGISWKLDKSTVVDYPGNKERAGYKFLFIEVNPTDGKMNKNNYGEFYSWQERCIACHSTGFDADAWYKAKDEFVAGKRDHLRDTFVSSIEVSCEACHGGGAAHAKMPSKTNIINPAKLTDPTERQVVCSRCHTRTAMNTKYGKGSNDNRGFIVGQSKYEDVMQYTRPNWGKGNRQVSIDGKGRRDHQQDMDIKLGYTIKGENSVHAKMACFDCHTSHNVGNNPKSPWLFDKTAVETCAKCHGDKAESLVKVLSGADGWPKYGYGNWNNEGGRSKNKQHIFNVDSEGRSFGLTPEQYHWALKKDGDAKKAEDWQSIWPWEKEQMEKAGRKVFVGADPLK, from the coding sequence ATGAAAAAAGGATTACTGAGCATTGTACTCGCCTTGTTCTGGCTCACGTCAGTCTCAATGGCAAAAGATTTTATGACGCATCCTACTGAAGGGTTCGTTGGCCCAGACACCTGTAAATTGTGCCACACGGATATTCACAAGCAGTGGTCATCAAGCTGGCACACCAAGAAAACTGAGTGGGGTCCGGCGTACCCTGAGCAGTACCTCAAAGGGCGCGACTACCCATGGGGAAGTGAAAAAATCTATCCGTGGGTGAAACGCGATTGGGATACGTTGGACACGTACATGATTCTTGATCGCAAAGATGCCACCACAAATTATGTTGCTATCGATAAAATTAAGTTTGAAGAAGTAGAATTGGTTGTCGGTTCACAGCGTAAGCAGCGTTACGCGGTTTACTATGATGGCAGCCCGCGCAAAGCGTGGTTAGCAACCACTGAAACTGGTGGTATAAGCTGGAAACTTGACAAGTCAACTGTTGTTGACTATCCCGGCAATAAAGAGCGGGCTGGGTACAAGTTCCTCTTTATTGAAGTGAACCCGACCGATGGGAAGATGAACAAGAATAATTACGGTGAATTCTACTCTTGGCAGGAACGTTGTATTGCCTGCCACAGCACAGGATTTGATGCCGACGCGTGGTACAAAGCAAAAGATGAGTTTGTTGCTGGAAAACGTGACCACTTACGCGATACTTTCGTGTCTTCTATCGAAGTTTCGTGTGAAGCATGTCACGGTGGTGGAGCCGCTCATGCCAAAATGCCTTCCAAGACCAATATTATTAACCCTGCGAAGCTGACCGACCCAACTGAGCGTCAAGTTGTCTGCTCGCGTTGTCACACCCGTACTGCTATGAACACTAAATACGGCAAAGGGTCAAACGACAACCGCGGCTTTATCGTTGGGCAAAGCAAGTATGAAGATGTGATGCAGTACACCCGTCCAAACTGGGGCAAAGGGAACCGTCAGGTTTCTATCGATGGCAAAGGGCGTCGTGACCACCAGCAGGATATGGACATTAAACTTGGCTACACCATCAAAGGAGAAAACAGCGTTCATGCCAAAATGGCCTGCTTCGACTGTCACACCTCACACAATGTTGGTAATAATCCGAAAAGCCCATGGCTCTTTGACAAAACTGCAGTTGAAACTTGCGCCAAGTGCCACGGTGATAAAGCCGAGTCATTGGTAAAAGTTTTAAGTGGTGCTGATGGCTGGCCGAAATATGGCTATGGTAACTGGAATAACGAGGGTGGACGCAGCAAGAATAAGCAGCACATCTTCAATGTGGACAGTGAAGGCCGTTCGTTCGGTCTGACTCCTGAGCAGTACCATTGGGCGCTGAAAAAAGATGGCGATGCGAAGAAAGCGGAAGATTGGCAGTCAATCTGGCCGTGGGAAAAAGAGCAGATGGAAAAAGCTGGACGGAAAGTATTCGTCGGCGCTGATCCACTCAAATAA